In the Blautia coccoides genome, ATTACGTGTCAGTGAACTTATAGGATTGACACTATCATCACTCCATCTTGATGCAGAAGTCCCATATGTAACGATACTGGGAAAAGGTGTAAAGTATAGGAATGTGCCACTGATGGGCAAGACCATAGAACATCTGACGGCATACCTAAAAGAATTCCATACCATACAAAAAATGGATATGCCTTTGTTTTATGCAACAACACATGGGGTGAGGCATCCGCTTTCAGATGATACGATGCAAAATTTATTGAAGAAATATGCGGATATAAGCAGGAATACGATTAAGATGCCTGAAGAAATTCATTTTCATATGCTAAGAAAAACAAGGGCAATGGACTTGTATCAGGCCGGATGTCCCTTATCATATATTCAGCAGCTACTGGGGCATGAAAATATCTCAACTACTAGCGGATTCTATGCGTTTGCAACCTTGAAAACATTAGCTGATGCTATTGAAAAGGCCAATCCCTCGGGAGCGGACGAAAAGAAATGGAAAGATGAGTCAGTACTAAAACAACTTTATAAGCTATAAAAACTATGCCGATATCTTATCTGTCATCCCTTTTGGTTTTCAGGATTTCAGAAAAATACCGGCATAGTTTTTTTATCGGTATAAGTCGTGTACATGATACGCCGGATGTCTCCGGAAAACTGGAAGAAAGAGCTGACATCCTCCCAGTTGTTTTCCCAGTTACTGATCGCATAGGGGTATTTCTTTCCCCATTTCTCCTTTATGGTTTCCAGTTCAGAGAGTGCGGACGCTTCATTTGGGGCATTATACACTGCCTTAAGATCGGAAGAAAACTTCTTCAGGTCATTGTAGTTCACATATTTAAAAGAATTGCGCAGCATGTGGATCACACACCTCTGTATCTCAGCCTGTGGATAGACAGCCTGGATCGCTTCTTTAAAGCCCGGGAGCCCATCCACACAGAAAAACAATACATCCCTTACACCCCGGTTTTTCAGATCATTCAGCATACCAAGCCAAAACTTACTGGTTTCATTTGCCCCAACGGTAATGCTCAGGATGTCTTTATATCCCTCCACCGTCACGCCAAGCACTACATATGCCGCCCGGCTCAAAATCCTGCCGTCCTCCCGTACTTTGTAATGGATGCAGTCCATGAAGACAAATGGATATATGGGGTTCAGCGGGCGTGACTGCCATTCCTTGACTTCAGGAAGTATTTTATCCGTGATCTTGCTGACCATCTCCGCTGACATTTCAATGCCATAGAGGTCCTGGAGCTGGTCATGGATATCCCTTGTGCTCATACCGCGGCCATAAAGAGAGATCACCTTTTCCTCTATGCCAGAGATGTCGCGCTGATATTTAGGTATGAGTTTCGGCTCAAATTCCCCTTTGCGGTCCCTGGGAATATCTACCTGGAATTCTCCATACTGGCTTTTGAGAGTCTTTGGAGAATGTCCATTTCTCTTGTTGTCAGTAAGCAGCTCCCCTTTTTGGTTTTTCTCATATCCAAGTGTGGCATCCAGCTCAGCTTCCATAAGCTCCTGAAGAATATCCTTAAAACTGTCTTTCAGGAGTGCATATACATCTGCAACGCTGTTAATGTTGTTTTCTGAAATAATCTGTCGTATTTGTTCCTTTGCTACTGGCATAAAAAATACTCCTTTTCGATAAGAATTGTCATATCTTAATTCTTACCCAAAAGGAGCCATTTTTTACCAAAGACACAAACTAATTTACACTACCTATCAAAGAAGGAACTACTTAAACAAGCAGTTCCTAGAGCTTTATACTATTTAAAACTAAATTATTCCAAAAGGTAAATTGGCAAGGTTTCTATCTTTCCATCCACACCGCCTATCGTATCACCTTTCAGGTAGAGCAGTCGGTCTGCTTTTCCCTGTTCCAGTGCTTTTAGGGAAGTGGTGGCTATTCCTTTCCCGGATTTTGCCTCAATCAGGTACCGGGTGCTTGATTGCAGGCTTTGTGCCACAAAGTCAATCTCTTCGCCTTTAAAGGTTGCAAAGGCTGGCGTCTTAAAAGCAATTTCTGCCGGAAAATCCAGCTGTTTTTTGAGATTGATATACACGTAATTTTCATTGAGTATACCCATAAGGGTACGGGAATTTGTTCCCACACGGGTAAAATAGTAGTTCGCCACTTCCAAATCCTTAAAGTAACAGCCCAGTGTCCTTATCTTCATCGTAAGTGCTTAAATTTTAGGTATGATAGAAAAAATTTAAGCACTTACGTACAGTAAGCCAAAGACAATATCCCATAGATCCTGCATGATTTTTTCATTAAACTCTTTTTCTGCTCTTTGCAAAAGTGGTGTAAGTTTTGATATCACTTGGCTGCATTTAACGAAGAAAGTGTCCTCCAGAGAGATTCCAAATTTATAGAGCCATTCACGTGCAGTATGTGTTTCTGTATCATCGCCGCATTCTGGGTTGACGAAAAGATATTCAATCTTCTGCTTCCTGCCATCGGTTCCCTCTGGATTAAGATTTAACATTCTTCCGATGGGAAACATGGCGCAGACAACGGGTTTACTATCATGAATGGAACATTTATTGTCCTTCAATAAAACACACTGTTGTAAAAGTCCTACAGTTTTTAATCTTACGATAGGAAGCCTGGAGTCTCTACCTATGGAGGCAAGACCATACTTTTTAACAGTTTCTTCAGGGGTAAGACCCTGGCTTTTAGAAATATTAAAAATATCTTTGCCTGTTATTAAAATTGCCTCTTTATTTCGATTGAAACAGCATTTCCCGCATTGCGTGCAATGAAACTTAAATGGTTCGTCTACTCCGATTTTCATTTTCATATATTCGTCAATCTCGTTTCTGTTCATAAATATCCTCCTAGTATTTCATGTATGCTGCTCTGCGATACATAGTAATTCATTTGCAAAAAGTCACAGGTGTCTTTCAATACCTGATCAGTTCGGGTGGGCTATTATTCAAACTAATGTTTCGGACTATACTCTTCAAAATAGCAGTCTGCTATATATTCAGCTGATTCGGCCCAGAGTGTGTTTTCTATATCATGCAAAACCGTATAAGTTTTAGAATTATAAAATGCATATGCGGCGTCAGGAAAATTCATCCCGGTGGTGTTCATAATAATATTAATCACATCACGAATTTGGATGCACATATTCATGGTGATATCCTTGCCATAGAAAAAATATTTTCTAAACATACTTAAACCTCCTTGCAGTTTTCAAAGAAAAGATGCTTTAAGGCTTTTTCAGTATGAAAAGATACTTGATTACTAAACTTGTTATAACGAAGCTTGTAGGCTGCTTCGTATGCTTCTAAAGTTCCTGAGATATAAAGTTGAACTGTGTCCATCATATTGTTATCAACAACTGGTCCTATAACGACATCATAAGAGTGCTGGATGTCGTCTTTTGTACGATTATCTTTCATAAATTCCAACCAGTCTGTATCTAGTTCAGTGAAGTGTTTGATTTTCAGTTCTCCGGACTCATGGAAAATGTATTGGTAAACATATTGCTTCCCGGAGAAGTTTCGTATATACATACGCTTTGCCCATTCGGCAGCCTGCTCCTCCGAAATAGTGCAATAAAATCCTCGTCCGAAATCTCTTCGATTGCGGGATTTAGAAAGAGAAATTTTGTCAAAAGCGATATTCGAACCATGATACAATATATGCCTAAAAGCAGTTCCTTCTATAAATTGTGTCCACAAATTGATTGGTTTGGTCGAAATCCAACTGTAGTTCGTGCTGTAAAGGTATTTTTTCAAAAACCTGATTTTTCTGGAATAGCTGAATAGCCTCTGCTCCAGTAAGTCCATGAGACGCGGCGTAACTTTCCAGTGTTTGAATAAACAGTTTTTCTGTATCAGATTGAATACTCATAGAAATGTCATCCTCCAATATTTTTATTAAAAAGTATTTTATCTTCCTGACTATACTGGCAGATAGATCTGCCAATACAGTCAGTGAATTATTTAATCCAGATATTCAAGTGCATAGTGTAAAAATCGCTCATATTCTGTTTCTTTCCAATCATCGCTTATCATTTTCAGCAGAGCTAAAAAAATAGCGGTTTTGACAGAGGGCACATGGCGGTTGTTGAGCAAAGTAACTAAAGCAAACTCATGCTCGTTTTTCTGGATTTGCTCGGTTATTACATTATGTATAGCTTGGACTGTTATTTCCTCTTCTTGATTTTGATTATTGAATATAATCTGGAAATATCCAGGACATGCTATCATCCATTCTATGACCTGGTTTATTTGTAAGGTTCCGTTTTCAGTTTTTCGCATGATAAACTCCTTTATCTAGTTGGTATATAAGTCATTTATGGTATGGGACTGCTTTGCGGAATCTGTTAAAATTCCTGCTGTTTTCAGTGTACTGAGTAAGTGGTGCAGGGATTTTAATTCTCTTCGGATTCAAATTCTTTTATAACGATTTCAAAATCACAGCCAGTTTTATCTGATCTTAGAATGATGGAGTTATCGTCACCATCTAAAATTTTAAAACCGCATATATTTGATTCGATGCAGTCTATGATATCCAGCACATCATCAGTGTCTTTTTTCATCGATTTCTCCTTTCTGCATAAAAAACGTGCACCATTATTAAAGTTTGAAAACACTTACGCAATCATTTGAAGAAATTCATCTTCAGTAAGGATTTTTATTCCCAGATTCTGTGCTTTGGACAGCTTGCTTCCGGCTTTTTCACCAGCAATCAAATAGTCCGTTTTTTTAGAGACAGAATTGCTTGGTTTGGCTCCAAGCTCGAGGATTTTTGTGTTAATCTGGTCACGTGTAAAGTGTTCCAGTTTCCCTGTTGCAACGATGATTTTTCCTGTAAAGATAGTCTTTTCTTTCATAATATTTTGTTCCTTTCTTTCTTCAAATGTCATTTCAGTCTGTAATTCTCGCCATAATTTCAGGTTTCGTTCATCTGCAAACCATATATGGAGGAAATTGTTAGATGCACAGCCGATTCCTTCAATCTGTGTGAAGTCATACCCATGTAAAACTGCAGTTTCAAATGCGTTCAAGTCACTGTCGAAATGCGTATTCAGAATTTCACTTATGGTACGCCCGATAAGAGGAATATCCATTGCCACCAGATAGCGTGTAAATGTAGTATTTCGACTGTCATTAATAGATTTTTCCAGTTTTGTGTACGAAGCCTTCCTAAATCCATCCATCTGAATAATTTCATCTTTGTAGCGATCCAGATGATAAATATCCTGGAAGGATTTTATCCAGCCTTTTTCCAGAAATTTTTCCAATGTGGCAGAAGAGAGCCCCTGAATATTCATGGCTTTCTTTTCCACAAAATGTACCATGTTCCGCAGCTGTTGAGTTTCGCATGCTGGGTTATCACAGTGCAGTGTTTCAACCAGATGTCCATCTTGTGATTTACGTGTATAAATCCGGGTCTTATGACCACAGCAGGAACAAAAGGCAGGAATAGATTCCTGATAATTGCCACGGTCCAGATTATCTTCTATGTGAGGGATAATCATGTTGCGTTTTGACACTAAGATGCGACATCCCGGAACCAATTCTAAATTTTTTATAAAGGAAAGATTGTGCAGAGAAGCTCTTGACACTTCGCAGCCATCAATATTGACTGTATCGAAAATTGCTACAGGAGATATGATACCGGACCGGGTTGGTGTCCATAAGATTTTACGCAGTACAGTTACATACGTTTCATCCTCAAACTTATATGCAATCCCATCTTTATAGAAGCGTCCGGTACGTCCACAGCTTTCTGAGTAGGAAATACTGTCATAACTTGCAACAATACCGTCTATTGGAAGGTGCTGCTGTTCAGAAAGTTCCTGGAGACTCTGGATATCATTTTTTAAATCCGATATTTGATAGTGCGGGTTTTCCACAAATATGTAAGGGCACAAATCAAATCCTAACTGTTGAAGTTCCGATAATCGGAAGTGTTTAGAATCCTTACAATCAGAAGATTCATCCAGCCCTTCCAAGACTTTGAAAGCCAGAAAGTGTACATGGCGTTTAGCGCAGGTTTCCGGATTCAGACAGCGCACAGAGCCAGAGGCTAAATTTCTGGTATTACTATATTTCTTTCCGGTACTGTCAAGCAGAGTATCTTTGAGCAATTCAAAATCACTGTTTAGAATAAGCGCTTCACCACTGAGGCGGAGTTTTTTCTGGTACGGAATGGAGAGAGGGACGTTTTTAAAAGCAGGGATATTATGAGTGATGTCCTCACCTATCATCCCATCTCCTCTGGTACATGCTTGCACCAGTCGTCCATTCTCATAGTCAAGTTCCACAGTCAGTCCGTCCAACTTCAGCATAAGGAGTATCGCATGATTACCAATAAAATGATACAGCCTTTCTGTCTGTTTAGTCTTATCCAGTGACAGGAGAGGGGTCTTCAGTTTTACTTTCCCCAGTTCACTGACGGGCATATACCCGACACTTTGCGTGGGAGAATCGGATAATACAATTCCACTCTTCTTTTCAAGTTGTTCCAGCTCCTCAAATTTTTTGTCGTATTCATAATCCGATACGTTTGGGGAATCTGAGTTGTAATATGCATTTCTCTGGATGTTAAGCCAGGATACTAATTTTTTCATTGCTTTTATTTGTGATATCAATTGTTTTCTCCTTTTCTGTGTAATGTAAGGTTACGGAATTAACAGCTTGCCAAGACTCCGATCGTAATAATATGGATGGTCAGACAGACGCTCATCGGGGGCAACCAACTTTTCATTTACA is a window encoding:
- a CDS encoding tyrosine-type recombinase/integrase, producing MSKKVTADKDSSFFWNSASEYLNNELPNIRKKSLNTVEAYRRSLNRYIDFLEEGKQVKRVDICYQDFNKSNLKDYLLFMKDCQHLSEKTCNLRLTAIRSLLAYASEESTDMTAIYVNAKMVKGLTVSGKAIEYFEDGQTKALLKAPPVETKIGRRNQMIMVLGYDAGLRVSELIGLTLSSLHLDAEVPYVTILGKGVKYRNVPLMGKTIEHLTAYLKEFHTIQKMDMPLFYATTHGVRHPLSDDTMQNLLKKYADISRNTIKMPEEIHFHMLRKTRAMDLYQAGCPLSYIQQLLGHENISTTSGFYAFATLKTLADAIEKANPSGADEKKWKDESVLKQLYKL
- the ligA gene encoding NAD-dependent DNA ligase LigA; translated protein: MKKLVSWLNIQRNAYYNSDSPNVSDYEYDKKFEELEQLEKKSGIVLSDSPTQSVGYMPVSELGKVKLKTPLLSLDKTKQTERLYHFIGNHAILLMLKLDGLTVELDYENGRLVQACTRGDGMIGEDITHNIPAFKNVPLSIPYQKKLRLSGEALILNSDFELLKDTLLDSTGKKYSNTRNLASGSVRCLNPETCAKRHVHFLAFKVLEGLDESSDCKDSKHFRLSELQQLGFDLCPYIFVENPHYQISDLKNDIQSLQELSEQQHLPIDGIVASYDSISYSESCGRTGRFYKDGIAYKFEDETYVTVLRKILWTPTRSGIISPVAIFDTVNIDGCEVSRASLHNLSFIKNLELVPGCRILVSKRNMIIPHIEDNLDRGNYQESIPAFCSCCGHKTRIYTRKSQDGHLVETLHCDNPACETQQLRNMVHFVEKKAMNIQGLSSATLEKFLEKGWIKSFQDIYHLDRYKDEIIQMDGFRKASYTKLEKSINDSRNTTFTRYLVAMDIPLIGRTISEILNTHFDSDLNAFETAVLHGYDFTQIEGIGCASNNFLHIWFADERNLKLWRELQTEMTFEERKEQNIMKEKTIFTGKIIVATGKLEHFTRDQINTKILELGAKPSNSVSKKTDYLIAGEKAGSKLSKAQNLGIKILTEDEFLQMIA
- a CDS encoding YkgJ family cysteine cluster protein, which gives rise to MNRNEIDEYMKMKIGVDEPFKFHCTQCGKCCFNRNKEAILITGKDIFNISKSQGLTPEETVKKYGLASIGRDSRLPIVRLKTVGLLQQCVLLKDNKCSIHDSKPVVCAMFPIGRMLNLNPEGTDGRKQKIEYLFVNPECGDDTETHTAREWLYKFGISLEDTFFVKCSQVISKLTPLLQRAEKEFNEKIMQDLWDIVFGLLYVSA